From the genome of Nitrosopumilus sp., one region includes:
- a CDS encoding translocase — protein MLENTLNIGGSEWMIIIFVALVLILGTGKLPGAAKKLGKAVNEYNKAKNEIQEQMKEVTDEVPKISGPVDTEREKLEMIAKSAGIKVENKTDDEIRADIATKIGQKRTDELEEEKEEK, from the coding sequence GTGTTAGAAAATACACTGAATATAGGTGGAAGCGAATGGATGATTATAATTTTTGTTGCACTAGTTTTGATTTTAGGGACAGGAAAGCTTCCAGGCGCAGCTAAAAAATTAGGGAAAGCCGTTAACGAATACAACAAGGCAAAAAATGAGATTCAAGAGCAGATGAAAGAAGTTACCGATGAAGTGCCAAAAATTTCAGGTCCAGTGGACACAGAACGAGAAAAATTAGAAATGATTGCCAAGTCAGCAGGGATAAAGGTCGAAAACAAAACGGATGATGAGATAAGAGCAGACATTGCCACAAAAATAGGTCAAAAAAGAACAGATGAGCTCGAAGAAGAGAAAGAGGAAAAATAA
- a CDS encoding ArsR family transcriptional regulator, whose amino-acid sequence MVSQLLEFKEILRSRHSAEPRKIDKQTRKLLLYLFTSTRGGFSRLRIIIHLLDQPCNTHQLAKKIDLDYKAVQHHLRVLEKNNMVSKIGEKYGAIFHLSNFLEIHIGALDEAIEKLDKKLNHEKIYL is encoded by the coding sequence ATGGTAAGCCAACTCTTAGAATTCAAAGAAATCCTTAGATCAAGACATTCTGCGGAACCTAGAAAGATCGATAAACAGACTAGAAAGTTATTACTTTATTTGTTTACGAGTACAAGGGGAGGCTTTTCACGTTTACGAATAATTATCCACTTGCTTGATCAACCCTGCAATACACATCAGCTAGCAAAAAAGATTGATCTTGATTACAAAGCGGTTCAACACCATCTCAGAGTGCTGGAGAAAAATAACATGGTTTCAAAAATAGGTGAAAAATATGGGGCAATATTTCATTTATCCAATTTCCTTGAAATTCATATCGGGGCACTTGATGAAGCGATTGAAAAATTAGACAAGAAACTTAATCACGAGAAAATTTATTTGTGA
- a CDS encoding toprim domain-containing protein, giving the protein MLVSEQEILKLKDFIFQLNSIEGNSVIIVEGKRDSRALKQLGCQGKILEFNKFEGMIDFTDSVAKYERLIILFDGDKKGRTLTEKTIRLLQRRTKVDLSFKKRLQEITNGKIMFVEQLVCYESFLT; this is encoded by the coding sequence ATGCTAGTTTCTGAACAAGAGATTTTAAAATTAAAAGATTTTATTTTTCAATTAAATTCCATAGAAGGCAACAGTGTAATAATTGTCGAAGGCAAAAGGGATTCCAGGGCATTAAAACAACTAGGATGTCAGGGAAAAATTTTAGAGTTTAACAAATTTGAAGGAATGATAGATTTTACAGACTCTGTTGCAAAGTATGAAAGATTGATCATTCTTTTTGATGGAGATAAAAAAGGCAGAACATTGACTGAAAAGACAATTCGATTGTTGCAAAGAAGAACAAAAGTGGATCTTTCCTTTAAGAAAAGACTACAAGAAATCACAAATGGAAAAATAATGTTTGTCGAGCAGCTAGTATGTTACGAATCTTTTCTAACTTAA
- a CDS encoding methyltransferase domain-containing protein, which yields MGLGSYWGEVIEVLREIIPIYDKVNSIISLGKDKEHRIRGISQRVFPGNKILDAGSGFGNMSKTAMKLTDGKIAITLYDPLIPMLKNTGTYFEKSPDMANGVFEHIPFKDEEFDAVLCGYSLRDAINLRIAISEIHRVLKKDGRFVIVDLGKPDEAFYRAGVSFYLRCILPILAFAAGGRLGLKFGTLYGTYKRWPQNKKLEGLILEKFSRIEFEKDLMGGAIMIAAYK from the coding sequence ATGGGTCTAGGAAGTTATTGGGGGGAAGTAATAGAGGTACTTCGAGAAATCATTCCAATTTATGACAAAGTAAATTCCATCATTTCATTAGGCAAAGACAAGGAGCATAGAATTAGAGGAATATCACAAAGAGTATTTCCAGGAAACAAGATACTCGATGCAGGTTCGGGTTTTGGAAACATGTCAAAAACAGCAATGAAGTTGACAGATGGAAAAATAGCAATTACGCTTTATGATCCACTCATACCCATGCTAAAAAATACAGGCACATATTTTGAAAAATCTCCAGACATGGCAAACGGGGTTTTTGAGCACATTCCGTTTAAAGATGAAGAGTTTGATGCGGTACTGTGCGGCTATTCTCTAAGAGATGCAATTAATTTGAGAATTGCAATTTCCGAAATTCACAGGGTATTAAAAAAAGATGGAAGGTTTGTAATTGTGGATTTAGGAAAACCCGATGAAGCATTTTACAGAGCGGGCGTTTCGTTTTACCTCAGATGCATTTTGCCGATTCTTGCATTTGCCGCAGGAGGTAGACTCGGATTGAAGTTTGGCACACTGTATGGCACATACAAAAGATGGCCTCAGAACAAAAAACTGGAAGGACTGATACTAGAAAAATTCTCCAGAATAGAATTTGAGAAAGATCTTATGGGCGGGGCAATAATGATTGCGGCATACAAATGA
- a CDS encoding GMP synthase, which produces MSDVLVIKNTGIEGSGYLGELLDRDGFDITTVNAKHEPLPEKNFSLVVILGASESANDDLPYLKAEQRLIKKCVENNVPVLGICLGSQLIAKTFGGKVYCGRKKEIGFYGDLRVNNNSEIFSDFKNPFTVFHWHGETFDLPVGAIRLASSEDYLNQAFRYKSTVGLQFHLEVNEDMVNLWLDNAENELLKTPYINSKKIRSEIIENISIVKLNMNSFYNNFKLSFGL; this is translated from the coding sequence ATGTCTGATGTTTTAGTTATAAAAAATACTGGCATTGAAGGTTCCGGATATTTGGGTGAACTTCTAGACCGTGATGGATTTGATATCACTACGGTCAATGCAAAACATGAACCGTTACCTGAGAAAAATTTTTCATTGGTTGTAATTTTAGGCGCATCTGAAAGTGCAAATGATGATCTGCCATATCTCAAAGCAGAGCAGCGACTGATCAAAAAGTGTGTTGAAAACAATGTACCTGTTCTTGGAATTTGCTTGGGTTCTCAATTGATTGCTAAAACTTTCGGTGGTAAGGTGTACTGTGGACGTAAAAAAGAAATTGGATTTTATGGGGATTTGAGGGTTAATAATAACTCTGAGATCTTTTCTGATTTCAAAAACCCATTCACTGTATTTCATTGGCATGGTGAGACCTTTGATTTACCTGTAGGTGCAATTCGACTTGCATCTTCTGAAGATTATCTTAATCAGGCATTTAGATACAAAAGTACAGTTGGATTACAATTTCATTTGGAGGTGAATGAGGATATGGTGAATTTATGGCTGGATAATGCTGAAAATGAACTCTTGAAAACTCCATACATAAACTCAAAGAAAATCCGTTCTGAAATTATTGAAAATATTTCGATTGTAAAATTAAATATGAATAGTTTTTACAATAATTTCAAATTATCCTTTGGTCTTTGA
- a CDS encoding acyl-CoA synthetase, translated as MAVVKKIFDDTIQTDHKVITEELSKSILKSYGVKVPPFALATSAEEAAKQAKKIGFPLVMKVVSPQILHKTDVGGVKVGIDNVDDVKKTFTDMHGRLSKKKGVDVKGILLEKMVPKGGVELIVGIQNDPQFGPMIMAGLGGVMTEVFKDVAFRMLPITTSDAKSMINELKGSKLLKGFRGSEPIDIGMVAKMLVDIGKIGVENADYVNSIDFNPVIVYPKSYFVVDAKIILNNELKKNSISKAKPNIESMESFFTPKSVALVGASATPGKIGNSVLDALGKQDYKGKVYPINPKQESILGIKCYPSLDAIKDKIDLVVVCIDLSACGPIMKTCAEKGIHNVVIVSGGGKELGGDRAAMEAEVKELSIKHKIRVIGPNCIGMFNAANRLDCAFQGQERMVRSKLGEVAFFSQSGTMGISMLESADVFGLSKMISFGNRSDVDEADMIWYAANDPQTKVIGLYVEGFGDGRKFINTAKRVMKVTKKPIVIWKSGRTAAGAKQAASHTGSLGGSNAMIMGAFKQAGIISVDSYQELAGVLKALAWQPAAKGNRVAMTSNGAGPMIGGIDQLERLGLTIGKMSPKLLKKIKEHFPPTVPIHNGNPADVGGGATAADYKFVIEQFLEEKNVDIAMPWFVFQDDPLEETIVEHLDNLSKQNKKPIIAGGNGGPYTEKMIKLIEAHNVPVYQDLRTWIAAASALAQWGKVRGK; from the coding sequence ATGGCTGTTGTAAAGAAAATTTTTGATGACACTATTCAAACCGATCATAAAGTAATAACTGAGGAATTATCCAAGTCCATACTCAAATCATATGGCGTAAAGGTACCTCCTTTTGCACTTGCCACTTCTGCTGAAGAAGCAGCAAAACAGGCAAAAAAGATTGGCTTTCCTCTTGTAATGAAAGTTGTTTCACCACAAATTTTACACAAGACTGATGTTGGTGGAGTTAAAGTCGGTATTGATAATGTTGATGATGTCAAAAAGACCTTTACTGACATGCATGGTAGACTCTCTAAAAAGAAGGGTGTTGATGTAAAAGGAATTCTTTTGGAAAAAATGGTTCCAAAAGGAGGAGTTGAATTAATTGTTGGTATCCAAAATGATCCACAATTTGGTCCGATGATTATGGCTGGATTGGGAGGTGTGATGACTGAAGTCTTCAAAGATGTTGCATTTAGAATGCTTCCAATCACAACATCTGACGCAAAATCCATGATAAATGAACTGAAAGGCTCAAAACTGCTTAAAGGATTTCGTGGCAGTGAACCAATTGATATTGGTATGGTTGCAAAAATGTTGGTTGACATTGGAAAAATAGGTGTAGAAAATGCAGATTATGTAAACAGTATTGACTTTAATCCTGTAATCGTATATCCAAAATCTTATTTTGTGGTTGATGCAAAAATTATTCTCAATAATGAATTAAAGAAAAATTCTATCTCAAAAGCAAAACCAAACATTGAATCTATGGAATCTTTCTTTACTCCAAAATCTGTTGCACTTGTTGGTGCATCTGCAACACCTGGAAAGATTGGCAATTCTGTATTGGACGCACTTGGAAAACAAGATTACAAGGGTAAGGTATATCCAATTAATCCTAAACAAGAATCCATTCTGGGAATCAAATGTTACCCATCATTAGATGCAATAAAAGACAAGATTGATCTGGTTGTTGTTTGTATTGATCTTTCTGCATGCGGTCCAATTATGAAGACATGTGCTGAGAAAGGGATTCACAATGTTGTAATTGTTTCAGGTGGCGGTAAAGAGCTTGGTGGCGATAGGGCTGCAATGGAAGCTGAAGTAAAAGAATTATCTATTAAACATAAAATTCGTGTAATTGGTCCTAATTGTATTGGAATGTTTAACGCGGCAAATAGACTTGATTGTGCATTCCAAGGGCAAGAAAGAATGGTACGCTCAAAATTGGGAGAGGTTGCATTCTTCTCACAAAGTGGAACCATGGGAATTAGCATGTTGGAGAGTGCTGACGTGTTTGGCTTATCCAAGATGATTAGCTTTGGTAATCGTTCTGATGTTGACGAGGCAGATATGATTTGGTATGCTGCAAATGATCCTCAAACAAAAGTAATTGGATTATACGTTGAAGGATTCGGCGATGGCAGAAAGTTCATCAATACTGCCAAGCGCGTAATGAAAGTAACAAAGAAACCTATTGTAATTTGGAAGAGTGGACGAACTGCCGCAGGTGCAAAACAAGCTGCGTCACATACTGGTTCTCTTGGAGGTTCAAATGCCATGATAATGGGCGCATTCAAGCAAGCTGGAATTATATCCGTTGATAGTTATCAGGAATTGGCTGGAGTGTTGAAGGCCTTGGCCTGGCAACCTGCTGCAAAGGGTAACCGCGTTGCCATGACTAGTAATGGAGCTGGCCCAATGATTGGTGGAATTGATCAATTAGAAAGATTGGGGCTTACAATTGGAAAGATGTCTCCAAAACTCCTCAAAAAAATTAAAGAACATTTCCCACCAACTGTCCCAATTCATAATGGGAATCCTGCAGATGTGGGTGGCGGTGCAACTGCTGCTGATTATAAATTTGTCATTGAACAATTTTTAGAAGAAAAAAATGTTGACATTGCCATGCCATGGTTTGTATTCCAAGATGATCCGCTTGAGGAAACAATTGTC
- a CDS encoding glutamate dehydrogenase, with product MIKNDPFANATKQVNDACDIIGINDKELREYLAMPNKVLRVKIPVKMDNGKIRIFTGFRSQHNNDRGPYKGGIRYFNPKGGVEYMEREVMALSSWMTWKCAIVDVPLGGGKGAIYVNPKTEKLSDGELERLTRGFAYKISEIIGPEKDIPAPDVYTTGREMTQIMDTFSKLNGNKYTPGVITGKPISMGGSLARNVATGLGAAYTVREAAKELKIKLKGAKVVLQGFGNASTFAGEYLEKMGAKIIGVSDSKGSISIPKGAKVNAILAHKKKTGSVVGFSGSTKISTEELLTTKCDVLVPAALENQIDAKIAKNLQCKIIAEAANGPTLPEADPIIYEKKILVIPDILANSGGVCISYLEWVQNNMGYYWTFDEVAEKMEKNITQGFKDAYALSKKHKVDLRKATMVLAVERVLEAFDQKGIWP from the coding sequence TTGATAAAAAATGATCCTTTTGCTAATGCAACAAAACAAGTCAATGATGCATGTGATATAATTGGAATCAATGATAAAGAATTACGTGAATATTTGGCAATGCCAAATAAAGTATTGAGAGTAAAGATTCCTGTAAAAATGGACAATGGTAAAATTAGAATTTTCACAGGTTTTAGAAGTCAACATAACAATGATAGGGGTCCATACAAGGGTGGCATCCGATATTTCAATCCTAAAGGCGGGGTTGAATACATGGAGCGTGAAGTCATGGCACTTTCTTCATGGATGACTTGGAAGTGTGCGATTGTTGATGTTCCTCTTGGTGGGGGTAAGGGTGCAATCTATGTCAATCCAAAAACTGAGAAACTAAGTGACGGTGAATTAGAACGACTTACAAGGGGATTTGCATACAAAATTTCTGAAATTATTGGACCTGAAAAAGATATTCCAGCTCCTGATGTTTACACCACGGGACGAGAGATGACGCAAATTATGGATACATTTAGCAAACTTAATGGTAACAAGTACACTCCGGGCGTAATTACCGGAAAACCAATTTCGATGGGCGGTTCTCTTGCAAGAAATGTTGCAACTGGATTGGGAGCTGCATATACTGTTAGAGAGGCTGCCAAAGAATTAAAAATTAAACTAAAAGGCGCCAAAGTTGTTTTACAAGGCTTTGGCAACGCATCTACATTTGCTGGAGAATATCTTGAAAAAATGGGTGCCAAAATAATTGGAGTTAGCGATTCCAAAGGATCCATCTCAATTCCAAAAGGTGCAAAGGTAAATGCAATTTTAGCTCACAAAAAAAAGACGGGCTCTGTCGTTGGATTTTCTGGAAGCACAAAAATTTCTACTGAAGAATTACTTACCACAAAGTGCGACGTTCTAGTTCCTGCAGCACTTGAAAACCAAATAGATGCAAAGATTGCAAAGAATCTTCAGTGCAAAATTATTGCAGAAGCTGCAAACGGTCCAACATTGCCTGAGGCTGATCCTATCATTTATGAAAAGAAAATTTTAGTAATTCCTGATATTTTGGCAAATTCTGGCGGTGTTTGCATATCATACTTGGAATGGGTGCAAAATAACATGGGATATTACTGGACATTTGACGAGGTTGCAGAAAAAATGGAGAAAAACATCACCCAAGGATTCAAAGATGCATATGCTCTCTCTAAAAAGCATAAAGTCGACTTAAGAAAAGCAACCATGGTTTTGGCAGTTGAAAGGGTTTTGGAAGCCTTTGATCAAAAAGGTATTTGGCCATAG
- a CDS encoding archaeal proteasome endopeptidase complex subunit alpha, whose translation MMASRGYDMTPTMYSPDGRIYQVEYAIETVKRGTLAIGVSSKEGVIIAVEEKARTLQTSNITQKIFQVDYHIGVAAAGYIPDARVQVDGARFFSQGNRMTYDESVEVGTVAKHLADQAHQFTQYGGVRPNGVSMIIAGIDQKGESIYVTDPSGTYVQFAAVAIGAGSDEVNAFLEKNYDENMSLQDAASLAIAAINLKSEAKEGIDHIKMAKITSEAKVFEKVSESDLQNYFQNASKFSPE comes from the coding sequence ATGATGGCATCACGCGGCTATGATATGACACCTACAATGTATTCTCCAGATGGAAGAATATACCAAGTAGAGTACGCCATAGAGACGGTAAAAAGGGGAACTTTGGCTATTGGCGTATCCAGTAAAGAAGGAGTAATCATTGCAGTAGAAGAAAAAGCTCGAACATTACAAACTAGTAACATTACACAGAAAATATTTCAGGTCGATTATCATATAGGAGTTGCAGCGGCAGGCTATATTCCAGATGCACGTGTTCAGGTAGATGGTGCAAGGTTCTTTTCACAAGGAAATAGAATGACCTATGATGAATCAGTAGAGGTTGGAACCGTTGCCAAGCATTTGGCAGATCAAGCCCATCAATTTACACAGTATGGCGGAGTACGTCCAAACGGAGTTTCAATGATCATCGCAGGAATAGATCAAAAGGGAGAGTCAATCTACGTGACTGATCCTAGCGGAACCTATGTGCAGTTTGCAGCAGTTGCAATAGGTGCGGGTTCTGACGAAGTAAATGCATTTTTAGAAAAAAATTATGATGAAAATATGAGTTTGCAAGATGCAGCATCTTTAGCCATAGCAGCAATTAATCTAAAATCAGAGGCAAAAGAAGGAATTGATCACATAAAGATGGCAAAGATCACATCAGAAGCAAAAGTTTTTGAAAAAGTTTCAGAATCAGATTTACAAAACTACTTCCAAAATGCATCAAAGTTTTCCCCAGAATAG
- a CDS encoding site-specific DNA-methyltransferase: protein MCHELKMKKIEINKIYNQNCIEGMNLIPKNKIDLVITDPPFAINFKSKKANYNRISSRVLSGYNEIKPENYYDFTFEWMSEVFRILKDSGSMYIFSGWNNLKDILQALDDVGFITVNHIIWKYQFGVVTKKKFVTSHYHCLYVCKDDKKRKFFPFSRFKKEDKTENGGSLHYRDKEDVWDIKREYWTGDEKTPTKLPSEIIKKLLEYSSEKNDLIFDPFLGSGQVAVVSKSLKRKFIGFEIVPDYYKFAKKRLDTDTYRIRKSE from the coding sequence ATTTGTCATGAATTAAAAATGAAGAAAATTGAAATAAATAAAATTTATAATCAGAACTGTATTGAAGGAATGAATTTAATTCCTAAAAATAAAATCGATCTTGTCATAACTGATCCTCCATTTGCTATAAATTTCAAATCAAAAAAAGCAAACTATAACAGGATTTCTTCAAGAGTACTGTCTGGGTACAATGAAATTAAACCTGAGAATTACTATGATTTTACATTTGAATGGATGAGTGAAGTTTTTAGAATTTTAAAAGATTCTGGAAGCATGTATATTTTTTCAGGATGGAATAATTTGAAAGACATTCTACAAGCGTTGGATGATGTTGGCTTTATTACCGTCAACCATATTATTTGGAAATATCAGTTTGGCGTTGTTACGAAAAAGAAATTTGTCACCTCGCATTACCATTGTCTATATGTCTGTAAAGACGATAAGAAAAGAAAATTCTTTCCGTTTTCTAGATTCAAAAAAGAGGATAAAACAGAAAATGGTGGGAGTCTTCATTATCGGGACAAGGAAGATGTATGGGATATTAAAAGAGAGTACTGGACAGGCGATGAAAAAACTCCTACTAAGCTTCCATCTGAAATTATTAAAAAATTATTAGAATATTCAAGTGAAAAAAATGATTTAATTTTTGATCCATTTCTTGGATCTGGCCAAGTCGCAGTAGTTAGTAAATCTCTTAAAAGAAAATTTATTGGCTTTGAAATTGTTCCTGATTATTACAAATTTGCAAAAAAACGACTTGATACTGACACTTATCGAATTCGAAAGTCTGAATGA
- a CDS encoding MFS transporter produces MNRVLILVNITGLIIGISYGLHGPILPLFAKNIVGATYSDLGLIGLTNFIPYMFIPLFVGILLDRINNAYLLALGAAINSASVYLLSIAQSVPEIMGFRIMTGVAHAFFWPPCESIISNESSEKNRVKHISWFTMFFVIGFMIGPLLGTVLLEGLDITYRILFQIAAFILAAAIITSILASKKKIRNHHERFSLSSIKEMKKFPEVIILLIFCTSSFGIILTIYPAFLNDKGMSATDILLLYFVFGVSRVVSLALAGKFAKKTSQTLIAGTIAVSMGLAISIVTDSIITFGIALVLMGFGFSIFFPLTLEIILSRTQKKISGKIIGAYETIFGMGWAIGPTIGGPITQSFGNETPYLIFCVLGIGVTLFAIKFRKKLEPQQILN; encoded by the coding sequence ATGAATAGAGTTCTGATACTAGTAAATATCACAGGCCTAATCATAGGAATTTCATATGGACTGCATGGGCCGATTCTTCCACTGTTTGCAAAGAACATCGTCGGTGCCACATATTCGGATCTAGGATTAATCGGATTAACAAATTTCATCCCCTACATGTTCATCCCACTTTTTGTTGGAATTCTTCTTGATAGAATTAACAACGCATACTTACTTGCACTGGGTGCTGCCATCAATTCGGCATCAGTGTATCTGCTATCAATTGCGCAGTCAGTTCCAGAAATCATGGGATTCAGAATAATGACGGGTGTAGCTCACGCATTCTTTTGGCCCCCTTGCGAATCCATCATATCCAACGAAAGTTCCGAGAAGAACAGAGTCAAGCACATTTCATGGTTTACAATGTTTTTTGTCATAGGGTTCATGATAGGCCCTCTGCTTGGTACAGTATTACTTGAAGGTCTAGACATCACATACAGGATATTGTTCCAGATTGCCGCATTTATTCTGGCTGCAGCTATCATCACATCAATATTGGCCTCAAAAAAGAAGATAAGAAATCATCATGAAAGATTCTCTTTGTCATCGATTAAAGAGATGAAAAAATTTCCAGAAGTTATAATACTGTTGATTTTCTGCACATCGTCTTTCGGAATAATTCTTACAATTTATCCGGCATTTCTCAACGACAAAGGAATGTCAGCTACCGACATTTTGTTATTGTATTTTGTTTTCGGAGTTTCACGAGTAGTGTCACTAGCACTGGCAGGAAAATTTGCAAAAAAGACAAGTCAAACTCTGATTGCAGGAACCATCGCAGTATCAATGGGATTAGCAATATCCATAGTTACAGACTCGATCATTACTTTTGGCATAGCCTTAGTTCTAATGGGATTTGGATTTAGCATATTCTTTCCATTGACTTTAGAAATAATTCTGAGTAGAACTCAAAAGAAAATTTCAGGGAAAATCATTGGCGCGTATGAGACAATTTTTGGCATGGGTTGGGCAATAGGACCAACTATCGGAGGACCAATCACGCAATCATTTGGAAACGAGACACCGTATTTGATATTTTGTGTACTGGGAATAGGCGTGACATTGTTTGCCATCAAGTTCAGAAAGAAGCTAGAACCACAACAAATTTTAAATTGA